One genomic region from Lates calcarifer isolate ASB-BC8 linkage group LG10, TLL_Latcal_v3, whole genome shotgun sequence encodes:
- the LOC108902639 gene encoding leucine-rich repeat and transmembrane domain-containing protein 2, with the protein MRQKMKNLDQYGRSHMESLVYAALSSLVLVLLGLLGSVHGCPGACTCYGNTTDCSAIGLPSLTPILALLDHESLVLRLPQNNLSSLGKTDLSNFSSLELLDLSQNHFSTLQPGAFTGLNGLRWLNLSANYLGVRLATSDPNNSTEAIQGLNGSQGSVGLSKEVFQGLWRLRGLDLSSNGLRWLPKGLLDGLQRLTWLSLASNRLVALDRATFEPLVGLQQLRLAGNPWECDCKLRDFKHWMEWLIYRDGQVDAMQCSLPGDLKGRDIRSVPAEMFNYCLQSQTKEGTPGHATRPPCPPGRISSNEECVRQRYRPVSVRRAHGTQIVAGVVCGTVCVMMVVAATYGCVYASLMARYQREMKSRGQPLMAESGAETDLEDGQMSSPTSPEETPPKEACGIVHGYRISSF; encoded by the exons ATGCGACAGAAAATGAAGAACCTGGACCAGTATGGACGAAGTCACATGGAGAGTCTGG tCTATGCAGCTCTGTCCAGTCTGGTGTTGGTTCTGCTGGGCCTGCTGGGCTCGGTCCACGGCTGTCCTGGCGCCTGCACCTGCTACGGTAACACCACTGACTGCTCTGCCATTGGCCTTCCCTCTTTGACGCCCATCCTAGCACTGCTGGACCACGAGTCTCTGGTCCTTCGCCTACCCCAGAACAACCTCTCCTCTCTGGGTAAGACAGACCTGTCCAACTTCAGCAGCCTGGAGCTCCTGGATCTTTCCCAGAACCACTTTTCCACCCTGCAGCCTGGAGCTTTCACAGGCTTGAACGGCCTTCGCTGGCTTAACCTCTCCGCTAACTACCTCGGGGTACGTCTGGCCACATCTGACCccaacaacagcacagaggcCATCCAGGGATTGAATGGAAGTCAGGGCAGTGTTGGCTTAAGCAAGGAGGTTTTCCAGGGGCTGTGGCGGCTGCGAGGACTCGACCTGTCTTCCAATGGCCTCCGGTGGCTGCCAAAAGGCCTGCTGGATGGGCTTCAGAGACTCACCTGGCTGTCCCTGGCTAGCAACCGGCTCGTGGCCCTGGACAGAGCTACCTTCGAGCCCCTGGTGGGGCTGCAGCAACTACGTCTGGCGGGAAACCCTTGGGAATGCGACTGCAAGCTGAGGGACTTCAAGCACTGGATGGAGTGGTTGATTTACAGAG ATGGGCAGGTAGATGCGATGCAGTGCAGTCTCCCGGGGGATTTGAAGGGCAGGGACATCCGCAGCGTGCCAGCAGAGATGTTCAACTACTGCCTGCAGAGTCAGACCAAGGAGGGCACACCGGGTCACGCCACCCGGCCGCCCTGCCCACCTGGCCGGATCAGCAGCAACGAGGAATGTGTTCGCCAGCGTTACCGGCCTGTGAGCGTCCGCCGGGCGCACGGCACGCAAATCGTCGCGGGTGTGGTTTGTGGGACCGTGTGTGTCATGATGGTGGTGGCGGCAACTTACGGCTGCGTCTACGCCTCGCTGATGGCACGGTAccagagggagatgaagagCCGTGGCCAGCCCCTGATGGCTGAGTCTGGAGCCGAGACCGACCTGGAGGACGGGCAGATGTCGTCCCCGACCTCGCCGGAGGAGACACCGCCCAAAGAGGCCTGTGGCATCGTGCACGGGTATCGAATCAGCAGCTTCTGA